The following proteins are encoded in a genomic region of Gossypium hirsutum isolate 1008001.06 chromosome D05, Gossypium_hirsutum_v2.1, whole genome shotgun sequence:
- the LOC107888068 gene encoding uncharacterized protein, producing the protein MSFTHTIFNGIPQPSRLSVNRNGSRFITPASKRKENGGPTSRNQQLPKFQLKVSNTVIARSVVVLFGLGFIDAGYSGDWSRIGVISKDVEDLLKIAAFMVVPFCIFLVSSFSKQTPDT; encoded by the exons ATGTCGTTCACACACACAATCTTCAATGGCATTCCTCAGCCTTCCCGTCTTTCTGTCAACAGAAACGGCTCAAGATTCATTACCCCAGCGAGTAAAAGGAAGGAGAATGGTGGTCCAACTTCAAGAAACCAGCAGCTTCCCAAGTTCCAACTCAAGGTTTCCAACACGGTTATCGCAAGGTCTGTGGTGGTTTTATTCGGACTTGGATTCATTGATGCTGG GTATAGTGGGGATTGGTCAAGGATTGGAGTGATCTCAAAGGACGTTGAGGACTTGCTAAAGATTGCTGCCTTCATGGTTGTTCCTTTCTGCATCTTTCTTGTATCTTCCTTTTCGAAACAGACTCCTGACACTTAA